One stretch of Chryseobacterium sp. LJ668 DNA includes these proteins:
- a CDS encoding peptide chain release factor 3, producing MSDLLKEIEKRKTFGIISHPDAGKTTLTEKLLLFGGAIQEAGAVKSNKIKKGATSDFMEIERQRGISVATSVLAFEYKGYKINILDTPGHKDFAEDTYRTLTAVDSVIVVIDVAKGVEEQTEKLVKVCRMRNIPMLVFINKLDREGKDAFDLLDEVEQKLGLRVIPLSLPIGMGADFQGIYNIWENNIQLFLEEKKQKVGEAIKFDDINDPTIDEIIGAKAAQNLREELELIQSVYPEFSREDYLNGDLQPVFFGSALNNFGVRELLDAFIEIAPKPQPKESETRMVKPEENAFTGFVFKIHANMDPKHRDRLAFVKIVSGTFKRNENYLLVREGKKMKFSSPNAFFADKKEVVDESFPGDIVGLHDTGSFRIGDTLTGGEKISFKGIPSFSPEHFRYINNNDPLKAKQLAKGIDQLMDEGVAQLFTLEMNNRKIIGTVGALQYEVIQYRLEHEYGAKCTYEPLSMHKACWIEADEKSEEFKEFARLKQRFMARDKYNQLVFLADSSFTIHMTQEKFPNVKLHFISEFKQN from the coding sequence ATGTCAGATTTACTCAAAGAAATAGAGAAAAGAAAAACATTCGGAATTATTTCTCACCCCGATGCAGGAAAAACTACACTTACAGAAAAGTTGCTTCTTTTTGGTGGAGCTATTCAGGAAGCAGGAGCTGTAAAATCGAATAAAATTAAAAAAGGGGCTACCTCCGACTTTATGGAAATCGAAAGACAGAGAGGAATCTCCGTTGCGACTTCCGTATTGGCATTTGAATATAAGGGATATAAAATCAATATTCTCGACACACCCGGCCACAAAGATTTTGCCGAAGATACTTATAGAACTTTGACTGCCGTAGATTCTGTAATCGTTGTGATTGACGTTGCTAAAGGTGTTGAGGAACAAACCGAAAAACTGGTAAAGGTTTGCAGAATGAGGAATATCCCGATGTTGGTATTCATTAATAAGCTTGACCGTGAAGGTAAAGATGCCTTTGATCTTTTGGATGAGGTTGAGCAAAAATTAGGCTTAAGAGTGATTCCTCTTTCACTTCCGATTGGGATGGGAGCTGATTTTCAGGGAATTTATAACATCTGGGAAAACAATATTCAGTTATTTTTAGAGGAAAAGAAACAAAAAGTTGGTGAAGCAATCAAATTTGATGACATCAACGATCCTACGATCGATGAAATCATCGGTGCAAAAGCCGCACAGAATTTAAGGGAAGAATTAGAATTAATACAATCTGTTTATCCGGAATTCAGCCGCGAAGATTATCTGAATGGTGATCTTCAGCCTGTTTTCTTTGGTTCGGCTTTAAATAATTTTGGGGTTCGTGAATTATTGGATGCCTTCATTGAAATTGCTCCGAAGCCACAGCCTAAAGAAAGCGAAACACGTATGGTAAAACCTGAAGAAAATGCTTTTACAGGATTTGTTTTTAAAATTCACGCCAATATGGATCCCAAACACAGAGACCGTCTGGCTTTCGTAAAAATTGTTTCAGGAACGTTTAAAAGAAATGAAAATTATCTTCTGGTAAGAGAAGGTAAAAAGATGAAATTTTCATCTCCGAATGCATTTTTTGCCGATAAAAAAGAAGTGGTAGACGAAAGTTTCCCCGGAGATATTGTCGGACTTCATGATACGGGGAGTTTCAGAATAGGTGATACTTTGACGGGGGGTGAAAAAATAAGTTTCAAAGGAATTCCGAGTTTCTCTCCTGAACATTTCAGATATATTAATAATAATGATCCGTTAAAGGCTAAACAATTGGCGAAAGGTATCGATCAGCTGATGGATGAAGGTGTTGCTCAGTTATTTACACTTGAAATGAATAACAGAAAAATTATCGGAACAGTAGGTGCGCTTCAATATGAGGTTATCCAATATCGTTTGGAGCATGAATATGGAGCAAAATGTACTTATGAGCCACTTTCTATGCATAAGGCTTGCTGGATAGAAGCTGATGAAAAATCTGAGGAATTTAAAGAGTTTGCAAGATTAAAGCAGAGATTCATGGCAAGAGACAAATACAATCAGTTGGTGTTTTTAGCTGATTCTTCTTTTACGATTCATATGACACAGGAAAAATTCCCAAATGTGAAGTTGCATTTCATCAGTGAGTTTAAACAGAATTAA
- a CDS encoding MFS transporter: MSYAAKSSNVNLSLFSYVGFTFLGYFIIGLSLSVLPIFISKNLGFNLVIAGLVISLQYIATFFLRAYSGKIIDGKGPKPAVLFSMISFSVTGIFLISAYYFKLSPLISLGFLIITRLLTGCGEGMIGASPINWAIMALGEKHTAKIISYNGVACYGALAIGASSGVFIEQKFGLYGIGIISILIGILGYVFAKMKLNYTNSHTHDSQSFWKVLGKVSPFGICLALGGIGFASISTFITLYYNYFHWNNGALCLTVFGGLFVAGRLVFSNVINNFGGIKVAIACLVVETIGLLIISLATNSEMALLGAGVTGLGFSLIFPALGVVAIKSVSPSSQGSALAGYGLFIDLSLGVAGPLIGGVADIWGMSYIFPFSTVMVVIGLCVAYYLKTITGFNKSQI, from the coding sequence ATGAGTTATGCAGCCAAGTCATCAAATGTTAATTTATCTTTATTTTCTTACGTTGGTTTCACATTTTTAGGATATTTCATTATCGGTTTATCGCTGTCTGTTTTACCGATTTTCATTAGTAAAAATCTAGGTTTCAATCTGGTTATTGCAGGACTTGTTATCAGCTTACAATATATTGCAACATTTTTTCTAAGAGCTTATTCCGGAAAAATCATCGATGGAAAAGGTCCGAAACCTGCTGTCTTATTCAGCATGATTAGCTTTTCAGTAACCGGCATTTTCCTAATTTCAGCATATTATTTTAAACTTTCACCATTGATTAGTTTAGGTTTTCTAATTATAACACGACTGCTGACTGGTTGCGGAGAAGGAATGATTGGTGCAAGTCCTATCAATTGGGCAATTATGGCCTTAGGCGAAAAGCATACCGCAAAAATTATTTCGTACAACGGTGTTGCCTGTTATGGTGCTTTGGCAATCGGAGCTTCATCAGGAGTCTTTATCGAACAAAAATTTGGTCTTTATGGCATTGGAATCATTTCTATTCTGATCGGAATTCTTGGTTATGTTTTTGCCAAAATGAAATTAAACTACACCAATTCTCATACTCATGATTCTCAATCGTTTTGGAAAGTTCTAGGTAAAGTTTCTCCTTTCGGAATTTGTCTGGCTTTAGGTGGAATTGGTTTTGCAAGCATCTCAACGTTCATTACATTGTATTACAATTATTTTCACTGGAATAACGGAGCGCTTTGTCTCACCGTTTTCGGAGGATTATTTGTTGCAGGAAGGTTAGTTTTCAGTAATGTAATCAATAATTTCGGAGGAATCAAGGTTGCTATTGCCTGTCTCGTAGTAGAAACAATCGGACTTTTAATCATTTCACTTGCCACCAATTCTGAGATGGCACTTTTAGGAGCCGGAGTGACGGGTTTAGGGTTTTCTTTAATTTTCCCTGCGCTGGGAGTAGTTGCTATTAAAAGCGTTTCGCCATCCAGTCAGGGTTCTGCATTGGCAGGTTACGGCCTTTTTATTGATCTTTCGCTGGGTGTTGCTGGTCCGCTAATTGGTGGTGTTGCGGATATTTGGGGTATGAGCTATATCTTTCCATTCAGTACAGTGATGGTTGTGATCGGTTTATGTGTTGCTTATTATCTTAAAACCATCACCGGTTTTAACAAGTCTCAAATCTGA
- a CDS encoding CPBP family intramembrane glutamic endopeptidase, whose product MESSKYPNFKFTWLGGLILFAGFVVGSVAVGFFNVFWMLVFKENLQYKDWFLMASNAVVFLSSIAFFDFFVVRITTKKKLNFNFSPTNFYTYFLIFPMMLGMMFIGEFVTSQIPITGPFFGKYYDFFTDLMSQLTDNPVVMILTAVIMAPIFEEIIFRGIIQKGMINKGVKPWKAIVIASIIFGLVHGNPWQFVGAILLGCVLGLVYYKTKSLLLPMLLHGFNNLCSSILILYTKNESFGEAFKVADYIILIIGIVLFSLFYYLFMKKYKVHYSEI is encoded by the coding sequence ATGGAAAGCAGCAAATATCCCAACTTCAAATTCACATGGCTTGGAGGTCTTATTTTATTCGCAGGTTTTGTGGTAGGTTCCGTGGCAGTAGGGTTTTTTAATGTTTTCTGGATGTTGGTTTTTAAAGAAAACCTGCAGTATAAAGACTGGTTTCTGATGGCTTCTAATGCAGTTGTATTTTTGTCTTCTATAGCTTTTTTTGATTTTTTTGTTGTCAGAATCACTACCAAAAAGAAACTGAATTTCAATTTTTCTCCTACTAATTTTTATACATATTTCCTTATATTTCCCATGATGCTTGGGATGATGTTCATTGGCGAATTTGTCACTTCTCAAATTCCAATTACAGGCCCGTTTTTCGGGAAATACTATGATTTTTTTACGGATTTGATGAGTCAACTGACTGATAATCCTGTTGTTATGATTCTTACAGCAGTAATTATGGCGCCAATATTTGAAGAAATTATTTTCAGAGGAATTATTCAGAAAGGAATGATCAATAAAGGTGTTAAACCTTGGAAAGCAATCGTCATAGCCTCGATAATCTTCGGTCTGGTGCACGGAAATCCTTGGCAGTTCGTCGGCGCAATTCTTTTAGGTTGTGTGCTGGGTTTGGTATACTATAAAACCAAATCTCTGCTGTTACCAATGCTGCTTCATGGTTTCAACAATCTTTGCTCTTCAATTTTAATATTGTATACAAAAAATGAAAGTTTTGGAGAAGCCTTTAAAGTTGCAGATTACATTATACTGATCATAGGAATCGTACTTTTTTCTCTGTTCTATTATTTATTTATGAAAAAATATAAAGTGCATTATTCTGAAATTTAA
- the rdgB gene encoding RdgB/HAM1 family non-canonical purine NTP pyrophosphatase, with protein MELLVATHNIHKKEEIQQILSDSFVVKSLTDYNIHDEIVEDGDSFHANALIKAKFCFEKTGIPSLGDDSGLVVESLDGRPGIFSARYAGDHDFAKNIEKVLSEMENVENRKAYFITVLCYYDENGAQYFEGRAPGNLLTENKGQKGFGYDPIFVPEGYELTFAEMNPEDKNQISHRKQALDLFLKFLKLKEDL; from the coding sequence ATGGAATTATTAGTTGCTACACACAACATACATAAAAAAGAAGAAATACAGCAGATTTTAAGCGATAGTTTTGTCGTTAAAAGCCTGACCGACTATAATATACACGATGAAATAGTAGAAGATGGTGATTCTTTCCACGCTAATGCATTAATTAAAGCTAAATTTTGCTTTGAAAAAACAGGAATTCCAAGTTTGGGCGATGATAGCGGTTTGGTTGTAGAATCTCTTGACGGAAGACCGGGAATTTTTTCTGCACGTTATGCCGGAGATCATGATTTTGCAAAAAATATTGAAAAAGTTTTAAGCGAAATGGAAAATGTTGAAAACAGAAAAGCTTATTTCATTACTGTTTTATGTTATTACGACGAAAATGGTGCACAGTATTTTGAAGGCCGAGCTCCCGGAAATTTACTTACAGAAAATAAAGGCCAAAAAGGGTTTGGCTATGATCCTATTTTTGTTCCGGAAGGATATGAACTGACTTTTGCAGAGATGAATCCTGAAGATAAAAATCAAATCAGTCATAGAAAACAGGCTTTGGATTTGTTTCTAAAGTTCCTAAAATTGAAAGAAGATCTTTAG
- a CDS encoding ribonuclease Z, protein MSTYLTILGFNSAIPTVNTSPTSQLLEMEERCFLIDCGEGTQVQLRKAKARFSKINHIFISHLHGDHCFGLPGLIASFRLLGRDIPLHVYGPKGIKKMLETIFTITETHRGFEIVYHELDKDYSEKIYEDNRVEVYTIPLDHRIYCNGYLFKEKQKDRHLNMQEISKYKEIETCDYHHLKAGKDFELSDGYILKNEILTTEPAAPVSYAFCSDTRYLESVVSIIKNVTVLYHESTFLHDLKEMADYTGHTTALEAARIARKAQVEKLILGHFSNRYSDLTVFTDEARTVFPNTFLPKALEVVKI, encoded by the coding sequence TTGAGTACTTATTTAACCATTTTAGGCTTTAATTCAGCAATTCCTACCGTTAATACTTCACCCACATCTCAGCTTCTGGAAATGGAAGAAAGATGTTTTCTGATCGATTGCGGAGAAGGAACACAGGTGCAGCTGAGAAAAGCGAAAGCAAGATTTTCAAAAATCAATCATATATTTATTTCCCATCTTCACGGCGATCACTGCTTTGGTTTGCCGGGGCTAATTGCGTCTTTTCGTTTGTTGGGAAGAGATATTCCGCTTCATGTATACGGCCCGAAAGGAATAAAAAAAATGCTCGAAACCATTTTTACAATTACTGAAACCCATCGTGGTTTTGAGATCGTTTATCATGAGTTAGACAAAGATTATTCCGAAAAAATTTACGAAGACAACAGAGTAGAAGTATACACAATTCCATTAGACCATAGAATTTACTGCAACGGTTATCTTTTTAAAGAAAAGCAAAAAGACAGGCATTTGAATATGCAAGAGATTTCAAAATATAAAGAAATTGAAACCTGCGATTATCATCATTTGAAAGCAGGGAAAGATTTTGAATTAAGTGACGGATACATCCTTAAAAACGAAATTTTAACAACAGAACCTGCAGCGCCGGTCTCGTATGCATTTTGCAGTGATACCAGATATTTGGAGTCTGTAGTATCAATCATTAAAAATGTGACGGTTCTGTATCATGAGTCTACTTTCTTACATGATTTAAAAGAAATGGCAGATTACACAGGCCACACTACAGCACTGGAAGCTGCGAGAATTGCAAGAAAAGCACAGGTTGAAAAACTGATTCTGGGTCATTTCTCAAACAGATATAGTGATTTGACGGTCTTCACAGACGAAGCAAGAACGGTTTTTCCAAATACATTTTTACCAAAAGCCCTGGAAGTTGTAAAAATATAA
- a CDS encoding TIGR02757 family protein — MNFEELKDFLDEKTDVYNSSEFIQDDPVQIPHRFSLEQDIEIAGFLAATISWGNRKAIIKSADKMLDMMGNSPYDFVMNHSENDLKSIEEKSIHRTFNGEDFAYFIRQFNRIYKENESLEDLFIIKNPEANFYHAIERFRADFLQAEKHRSHKHVSSPYKNSSSKRIIMFLRWMVRNDNRGVDFGIWKNIDPKYLSIPLDVHTGNISRKLGLISRTQNDWKTVLELDEILRKFDDKDPAKYDFALFGLGVTKELF; from the coding sequence ATGAATTTTGAAGAATTAAAAGATTTTCTGGATGAAAAGACTGATGTCTATAATAGTTCGGAATTCATTCAAGATGATCCTGTACAGATACCGCATCGTTTTTCTTTAGAGCAGGATATAGAAATTGCAGGCTTTCTGGCGGCCACCATCTCATGGGGAAACAGAAAAGCCATTATTAAATCTGCTGACAAAATGCTCGATATGATGGGCAACTCTCCATATGATTTTGTGATGAATCATTCTGAAAACGATTTAAAATCAATTGAAGAAAAAAGTATTCACAGAACTTTCAACGGTGAAGATTTTGCATATTTTATCCGACAGTTTAATAGAATATATAAAGAAAATGAAAGTTTAGAAGACTTATTTATCATTAAAAATCCTGAGGCAAACTTCTATCATGCTATAGAAAGGTTCAGGGCAGATTTTTTGCAGGCTGAAAAACACAGAAGTCATAAGCATGTCAGTTCGCCGTATAAAAATTCATCTTCAAAAAGGATCATCATGTTTCTGCGTTGGATGGTACGGAATGATAATCGTGGTGTAGATTTTGGAATCTGGAAAAACATAGATCCCAAATATTTATCAATACCTTTAGACGTTCACACCGGAAATATTTCAAGAAAATTAGGATTGATTTCTCGGACGCAAAACGACTGGAAAACTGTTTTGGAATTAGATGAAATCCTTAGGAAATTTGACGATAAAGATCCTGCCAAATATGATTTTGCATTGTTTGGTCTTGGCGTAACAAAAGAATTATTTTAA
- a CDS encoding DUF1003 domain-containing protein produces MKTSHEKLELLEKIANGITWWIGSIPSLVVHTLFFITSFLLPALHIVEFDKMLLILTTVVSLEAIYLAIFIQMSVNKSHEKIEDIQEDIEEISEDIEDIQEDLEEISEDIEEITEDIEDIQEDIEEINEDEDDEDHIERAKNVILKSNVNSNKNEIKFLKDKIQELQNMIDQMKKD; encoded by the coding sequence ATGAAAACCTCACACGAAAAATTAGAGCTTTTAGAAAAAATAGCAAACGGAATCACATGGTGGATCGGATCTATACCGTCTCTGGTTGTTCATACTCTGTTTTTTATCACTTCATTCCTTCTTCCGGCACTTCATATTGTTGAGTTTGATAAGATGCTGCTGATTTTGACGACGGTTGTTTCATTGGAAGCCATTTATTTAGCTATTTTCATCCAGATGTCAGTGAATAAAAGCCATGAAAAAATTGAAGATATTCAGGAAGATATTGAGGAAATCAGCGAAGATATTGAAGATATCCAAGAGGATTTGGAAGAAATAAGTGAAGATATTGAGGAAATAACGGAAGATATTGAAGATATTCAGGAAGATATAGAAGAAATCAATGAGGATGAGGATGATGAAGATCATATTGAGAGGGCAAAAAATGTAATTTTGAAAAGCAATGTCAATTCAAACAAAAATGAAATTAAATTTTTAAAAGATAAAATTCAGGAGCTTCAGAATATGATTGATCAGATGAAAAAAGATTAA
- a CDS encoding choice-of-anchor L domain-containing protein, giving the protein MLKYRSKNYFRFSLVLLFLLSTFSSAQTLKQRRSESAKNKVPSSSAKAGDLIDVNVTPYVGSTYTPAQLVTNVLVGGSVSCGTPNISNVVISPVQPVTDNERFWGYFHKGTSNFPFTEGIVLTTGTARLAGNNPEGQLGVNLTTGTDTDLETALIGSTLNLEDAVILEFDFVPSSSQMTFNYIFASEEYDGGFPCSGYEDAFALLLKPNTPGSTYTNLAVLPGGAGLVTATNIVPASFTCGPINAQYYETSSPTNQTNLFGRTVPLTAQATVIPGQSYHIKMVMADDNDGTHDSAVFLEAGSFDIGISIVDSAGNPLPETLNVCDNTPQILKAQVVATPGMTFQWFKNDIAIPGATSITYTATSPGVYTVKVTVPGGACPGEAKVTIIGGTSPVTQNATLKLCTTPSNFTFNLDSAKPLISTTTGAIFKFYLAQADAIAGNASNITNTTAFNGNDGQIIYVNVSNGAFCSKVATLTLRKEATPIAVLAASKLKICSGESVTLTASGGATYQWDGFTGTGAVRTVSPTQNTTYTVYAIGAQGCKSLQPATVVVEVVPAITSNLKGGFICLGDRITLDAGAGPNYTYQWNNGETAQTVAAATPGTYSVTISNGVCSKVFTTQVILAIIPEIINVDYSEGGTMVITASNPSNGQLEYSIDNGVTWQSSNVFTNVPKNVIVPIRVRVKNTSCVGFVEYFTFIMKNVITPNGDNVNDMIDFRGISDLKDFQAVISDRYGKAVFKAEKIRPFWDGYFQGKKLPTSSYWYQVTFEDPASKKLTVKTGWILLKNFE; this is encoded by the coding sequence ATGTTAAAATATCGATCGAAAAATTACTTTAGATTTAGTCTTGTATTATTATTCCTTCTGAGTACTTTTTCTTCCGCACAAACTTTAAAGCAGCGAAGATCAGAATCAGCAAAGAATAAAGTTCCATCTTCTTCAGCCAAAGCTGGTGATCTGATAGATGTAAATGTCACTCCTTACGTGGGGTCTACTTATACGCCCGCTCAATTAGTTACCAATGTTTTGGTGGGAGGATCTGTTTCTTGTGGAACTCCAAATATTTCAAATGTTGTGATTTCACCAGTACAACCTGTTACAGATAACGAGAGATTTTGGGGGTATTTTCATAAAGGTACTTCAAATTTTCCTTTTACAGAAGGTATTGTCTTAACTACGGGGACAGCACGTTTAGCGGGAAATAATCCGGAGGGACAATTGGGTGTTAATCTTACCACTGGTACTGATACCGATCTAGAAACAGCTTTAATAGGTAGCACGCTTAATCTGGAGGATGCGGTTATTTTAGAGTTTGATTTCGTTCCATCCAGTTCACAGATGACATTTAATTATATTTTTGCTTCGGAAGAATATGATGGCGGATTTCCTTGTTCAGGGTACGAAGATGCCTTTGCCCTTCTTTTGAAACCCAATACACCTGGAAGTACATATACCAACCTTGCAGTATTGCCGGGTGGTGCGGGGCTTGTAACTGCTACTAACATTGTACCTGCCAGTTTTACCTGCGGTCCGATCAACGCACAATATTATGAGACTTCATCACCTACTAATCAAACCAATCTGTTTGGAAGAACAGTTCCTTTAACAGCCCAGGCAACTGTAATACCGGGACAATCTTATCATATTAAAATGGTAATGGCCGATGATAATGACGGAACTCATGATTCAGCTGTTTTTTTAGAAGCCGGATCATTTGATATCGGAATCAGTATCGTTGACAGTGCAGGAAATCCGTTACCGGAAACCCTGAATGTTTGTGATAATACCCCACAGATTTTAAAAGCTCAGGTAGTTGCAACTCCTGGTATGACATTTCAGTGGTTTAAAAACGATATAGCTATTCCGGGAGCTACCAGTATTACATATACAGCGACGTCACCGGGTGTCTATACTGTAAAAGTTACAGTACCAGGCGGAGCTTGTCCGGGAGAGGCTAAAGTTACCATTATTGGAGGTACAAGTCCGGTTACTCAAAATGCTACGCTTAAACTTTGTACAACACCAAGTAATTTTACATTCAACCTTGATTCTGCAAAACCACTTATTAGTACAACAACCGGAGCCATTTTCAAATTTTATTTGGCACAGGCAGATGCAATAGCAGGAAATGCAAGTAATATAACCAATACAACTGCATTTAATGGAAACGACGGGCAGATTATCTATGTAAATGTTTCAAATGGAGCTTTCTGTTCAAAAGTGGCTACACTTACATTGAGAAAAGAAGCTACGCCGATAGCAGTTCTTGCAGCTTCAAAATTAAAAATATGTTCAGGAGAATCTGTAACCCTCACAGCATCAGGTGGAGCAACCTACCAATGGGATGGCTTTACAGGAACAGGAGCGGTTCGCACGGTTTCACCAACACAAAATACCACCTATACTGTATATGCCATCGGAGCTCAGGGATGTAAATCTTTACAGCCGGCAACAGTTGTTGTAGAAGTGGTGCCTGCAATTACTTCAAATCTTAAAGGCGGATTTATCTGTTTAGGTGACAGAATTACTTTAGATGCAGGAGCAGGACCGAATTATACATACCAGTGGAACAACGGCGAAACAGCACAAACAGTAGCTGCAGCAACACCGGGAACTTATTCTGTGACTATTAGTAATGGCGTTTGTTCTAAAGTCTTTACAACGCAGGTTATTTTAGCGATAATTCCAGAGATCATCAATGTAGATTACAGTGAGGGCGGAACCATGGTCATTACAGCAAGCAATCCTAGTAACGGACAATTAGAATATTCTATTGATAACGGGGTGACTTGGCAGTCTTCAAATGTCTTTACCAACGTTCCTAAAAATGTTATTGTTCCTATCAGAGTTAGGGTGAAAAACACGAGCTGTGTAGGTTTCGTAGAATATTTTACTTTCATCATGAAAAATGTAATTACTCCAAATGGTGATAATGTAAATGATATGATTGATTTCAGAGGAATCAGCGATCTTAAAGATTTCCAGGCAGTAATTTCAGACCGTTACGGAAAAGCAGTATTTAAAGCAGAAAAAATAAGACCTTTCTGGGACGGATATTTCCAGGGAAAAAAATTACCCACGTCTTCTTATTGGTATCAGGTAACATTTGAAGACCCTGCAAGCAAAAAACTGACTGTAAAAACAGGATGGATTTTGTTAAAGAATTTTGAATAG